In the genome of Halobacterium noricense, one region contains:
- a CDS encoding archaemetzincin family Zn-dependent metalloprotease, translating to MRVDIVPVGDVPANVKREASASLRSIYDCDVVVATEQPVPESAYDDARGQYRAAEFIDVATRAGSGDKTIAVTPEDLYYRRRNYVFGLAYLDGRGCVVSTYRLQTSSDGGFSERPASDVFADRVRKEVVHELGHTLGLEHCDNNRCAMNFSPTVQEVDRKEQHLCGSCQRTVF from the coding sequence ATGCGGGTCGACATCGTGCCCGTCGGCGACGTTCCCGCGAACGTCAAACGCGAGGCCTCCGCCAGCCTTCGGAGTATCTACGACTGCGACGTCGTCGTCGCGACAGAACAACCCGTCCCCGAGAGCGCCTACGACGACGCCCGCGGCCAGTACCGCGCCGCCGAATTCATCGACGTCGCCACCCGCGCCGGCAGCGGCGACAAGACTATCGCCGTCACCCCCGAAGACCTCTACTACCGCCGCCGCAACTACGTCTTCGGGCTCGCGTACCTCGACGGCCGCGGCTGCGTCGTCTCCACGTACCGCCTCCAGACGTCCAGCGACGGCGGCTTCTCCGAACGCCCCGCCAGCGACGTCTTCGCGGACCGCGTCCGCAAAGAGGTCGTCCACGAACTCGGGCACACGCTCGGCCTCGAACACTGCGACAACAACCGCTGCGCGATGAACTTCTCCCCCACGGTTCAGGAAGTCGACCGCAAGGAACAGCACCTCTGCGGCAGCTGCCAGCGTACTGTTTTCTAG
- a CDS encoding ribosome biogenesis/translation initiation ATPase RLI yields the protein MAEDSIAVVDLDRCQPDRCNYECSNYCPPNRTGKECITLRGEEAEDGDPDQIRISEEICLGETCGICVEKCPFDAIEIINLPQELEDEPTHRYGENAFSLYGLPVPESGKVTGLLGPNGIGKSTAVKILAGEITPNLGRHEDEPSWDEVVDEYRGTELQDYLEAVRAGDIEVARKPQYVDQIPDQFDGTTRELLERTDERGVLDDLVDRLSIRPVIDQSIDSLSGGELQRVALAATLARDADFYFVDELTPYLDIGQRVTAARIVRELAEEEDKAVLVVEHDLAVLDLLADSIHVAYGEPSVYGVVTPPKSVRNGINEYLKGYLDNENMRIRPEAITFEEHAPREASREETLVSYPDLTKSYGEGEFTLTVDGGDIHSNEVLGVVGPNGIGKSTFAQLLAGDLDPTTVDGEAGADLDVGLDIAYKPQYVEADQHIRVDAFLSSITDDFGTSYWNTEIGDPLQLDPILEQNLTDLSGGERQRVAIAATLSKDADLYLLDEPSAHLDVEQRVLATRAIRRFAENRETTVMVIDHDIYMIDLVSDRLMVFDGEPAEHGRASTPQPMRSGMNEFLANLDVTFRRDENLGRPRINKPGSQLDKQQKREGEYYYTTE from the coding sequence ATGGCCGAGGACAGCATCGCGGTCGTGGACCTGGACAGGTGCCAGCCCGACCGTTGTAACTACGAGTGCTCGAACTACTGCCCGCCCAACCGGACGGGCAAGGAGTGCATCACGCTCCGCGGGGAGGAGGCCGAGGACGGCGACCCCGACCAGATTCGTATCTCCGAGGAAATCTGTCTCGGGGAGACCTGCGGCATCTGCGTCGAGAAGTGTCCCTTCGACGCCATCGAAATCATCAACCTCCCGCAGGAGCTCGAGGACGAGCCCACCCACCGCTACGGCGAGAACGCGTTCTCGCTGTACGGCCTCCCGGTCCCCGAGTCCGGGAAGGTCACGGGCCTGCTCGGCCCGAACGGCATCGGGAAGTCCACCGCGGTGAAGATTCTCGCCGGCGAAATCACGCCGAACCTCGGCCGCCACGAGGACGAACCGTCGTGGGACGAGGTCGTCGACGAGTACCGCGGCACGGAACTCCAGGACTACCTCGAAGCCGTCCGCGCCGGCGACATCGAGGTCGCGCGCAAACCCCAGTACGTCGACCAGATTCCCGACCAGTTCGACGGCACCACCCGGGAACTGCTCGAACGCACGGACGAGCGCGGCGTCCTCGATGACCTGGTCGACCGGCTCTCGATTCGCCCGGTCATCGACCAGTCCATCGACTCGCTCTCGGGCGGCGAGCTCCAGCGAGTCGCGCTCGCGGCGACGCTCGCCCGCGACGCGGACTTCTACTTCGTGGACGAGCTCACGCCGTACCTCGACATCGGCCAGCGCGTCACCGCGGCGCGCATCGTCCGCGAACTCGCCGAAGAAGAGGACAAGGCCGTGCTCGTCGTCGAGCACGACCTCGCCGTGCTGGACCTGCTCGCGGACTCCATCCACGTCGCGTACGGTGAACCCTCGGTGTACGGCGTCGTCACGCCGCCGAAGAGCGTGCGCAACGGCATCAACGAGTACCTGAAGGGGTACCTCGACAACGAGAACATGCGCATCCGGCCGGAGGCCATCACGTTCGAGGAGCACGCGCCACGGGAGGCCTCCCGCGAGGAGACGCTGGTCTCCTATCCGGACCTCACGAAGTCCTACGGCGAGGGCGAGTTCACGCTCACGGTCGACGGCGGCGACATCCACAGCAACGAAGTGCTGGGTGTCGTCGGCCCGAACGGCATCGGGAAGTCCACGTTCGCCCAACTGCTCGCGGGCGACCTCGACCCGACGACCGTCGACGGCGAGGCGGGCGCGGACCTCGACGTCGGCCTGGACATCGCGTACAAGCCCCAGTACGTCGAGGCCGACCAGCACATCCGCGTGGACGCGTTCCTCTCCTCGATTACCGACGACTTCGGCACGAGCTACTGGAACACGGAAATCGGCGACCCGCTCCAACTGGACCCGATTCTCGAACAGAACCTCACGGACCTCTCCGGCGGGGAGCGCCAGCGCGTCGCCATCGCCGCGACGCTCTCGAAGGACGCCGACCTCTACCTGCTGGACGAGCCGAGCGCGCACCTCGACGTCGAGCAGCGCGTGCTCGCGACCCGCGCCATCCGGCGGTTCGCGGAGAACCGCGAGACCACCGTGATGGTCATCGACCACGACATCTATATGATCGACCTCGTGAGCGACCGCCTGATGGTGTTCGACGGCGAGCCCGCCGAACACGGCCGCGCGTCCACGCCGCAGCCGATGCGCTCGGGCATGAACGAGTTCCTCGCGAACCTCGACGTCACCTTCCGCCGCGACGAGAACCTCGGCCGCCCGCGCATCAACAAGCCCGGCAGCCAACTCGACAAGCAACAGAAGCGCGAAGGCGAATACTACTACACCACCGAGTAG
- a CDS encoding EMC6-like membrane protein: MTETVDPTAAHRRSLKVTTIATLGGVVAAFASEAVVADATSRTGLLVLLAVVAVELGLMRVAGVDVTDFSAKDHLYVGFMSFALWFITWGVLLSEGITF; the protein is encoded by the coding sequence ATGACAGAAACCGTGGACCCGACGGCTGCCCACCGGCGCAGCCTGAAGGTGACCACAATCGCCACCCTCGGCGGCGTCGTCGCGGCGTTCGCCTCGGAGGCGGTCGTCGCCGACGCGACCAGCCGCACGGGGCTGCTCGTGTTGCTCGCCGTGGTCGCCGTCGAACTCGGGCTGATGCGCGTCGCCGGCGTCGACGTCACCGACTTCTCGGCGAAAGACCACCTCTACGTCGGCTTCATGTCGTTCGCCCTCTGGTTCATCACGTGGGGCGTACTGCTCTCCGAAGGCATCACCTTCTAA
- a CDS encoding MarR family transcriptional regulator → MMAEDDSVLEGLPPSAKLVYKVLEYDGPLTQKRIVEETMLSARTVRYALERLEDRGVVDEDIYFADARQSLYQLTREKESEDAAADADAEAA, encoded by the coding sequence ATGATGGCTGAAGACGACAGTGTGCTGGAGGGCCTCCCGCCGAGTGCCAAGCTCGTCTACAAGGTGCTCGAGTACGACGGCCCCCTCACGCAGAAGCGAATCGTCGAGGAAACCATGCTCTCCGCGCGCACCGTCCGGTACGCGCTCGAACGGCTCGAAGACCGCGGCGTCGTCGACGAGGACATCTACTTCGCCGACGCTCGCCAGAGCCTCTACCAGTTGACTCGCGAGAAGGAAAGCGAGGACGCGGCTGCGGACGCCGACGCCGAAGCCGCCTGA